Within Actinoplanes sp. L3-i22, the genomic segment ACTTCCTCCCGGCTGACCCGGTGCCGGACGCCCCCGGTCCCACCGGCGATCTCCAGCCGCCAGGCGCAGAGCTCCGCACTCCCGATGGACGGCGCAACGTACGAGTGAAAGGCCGAACCGTGCAGACGATGCACCACCGCATCGTCCCGACGACGAATCCCCATCGTTCCCCCTCAGTTTTAGTCAAGCTGCTTGACCAAATAGTCAACCAGCTTGACCGTCATGTCAAACTCATTCCGTGCGACGTGATCTTCTAGACCTGCCGGTGCTGCTGCTCGGCGCCGCATCCGCCCTGGTCGACGGCATCCACGAGGGCGTCCGGGCCCGCGGCTTCACCGACCTGCGCCCGGCCCACGGCTTCGCCTTCGTCCGCCTCGCCCCGGACGGCGCCACCATCGTCGACCTGGCCGACCACCTGGGCGTCACCAAGCAGGCCGCCAGCCAGATGGCCGACGAGCTGGTCCGCAAGGGCTACGTCGAGCGCCGCCCACACCCGGCCGACGCGCGGGCCCGCCTGCTCACCCTCACCGACCGGGGCTGGGCCTGCACCCGCGCCGCCGACGAGGCCGCCACCGCCGTCCTGCAGCCGTGGGCCGACGCCCTCGGCCCGGCCCAGCTGTCAACGGTCCGCGCCGCCCTCACCCGCCTGACCATCCCCGGCCGAATCCGCCCGACATGGTGACCTCCCCCACTCCCGCCGCTCTTTCCCCCACCCCCGCCGCCGGCCCCGCGCTCTCCCCAGACCCTGGCTGGCCGGATCCGGCCGGCCAGGGTTCCGTCCGTCCCGCTCTCGGCTGGCGCTGAGGGCTGCTTCAGCCCGGCGGGACAACCCTCAGGACCAGCCGAGAGCGCGACCCGCGCCGCCGGCCGGACCCCACGCCCGCTCGCGGGCTGCGGCGCCACGCACACTCGCAGGCTGCGGCGCCACGCACACTCGCGGGCTGCGGCGGCACGCACACTCGCAGGCTGCGGCGGCACGCACACTCGCGGGCTGCGGCGGCACACACGCACGCGGGCTGCGGCGGGCACGCGGGCTCGCGCTCGGCCTCGGTCCCGCCGTGAACGGCGGTGCAACGCGAACCGCCCGCCGGGAGGACCCGGCGGGCGGTGGTGAAGCGAGTGCGTCAGTCGCGTTCGATGTGGTGGCCGATCAGCTGCGGCCCCATGATGACCGCCGCCCCGGAGCCGTCCCGCCGGGCGTCCAGCTCGGGAAGCTCGACCGGGTCGCCGGTGCTGGTGGCGCCGGCCGGGCGCGGGCCGACCCAGGCGACGACCAGCTCGGTCTCGCCCTTCAGGAAGCGCTGGACCCGGACCCCGCCGGTGGCCCGGCCCTTCGCCGGGTACGACGCGAACGGCGACACCTTCACCTGGGTGCCGGTCGACGTGACGACCATCGGCTCGCCGTGCGACGCGTCCGCCGTGTCGACCACGTTGAACGAGATGACCGACGAGTCCACGGTCAGGTTGATGCCGGCCATGCCGCCGCCCTTGAGCCCCTGCGGCCGCACCAGCTTGGCCGGGAAGCGCAGCAGGCTCGCGTCGGACGTGACGAAGACCAGCGACTCGGCGCCGTCCCGCAGCCAGGTGGCCTGGAGGACCTCGTCACCCTCCTTGAGGGTGATCACCTCGAACTCGTCGGACCGGACCGGCCATTCCGGGGCGCACACCTTGACCACGCCGTACTTCGTGCCCAGCGCGAGCCCGGGCGAGTCGCCGCCGGTCAGCGGCGCCAGGCCGACGACCTTCTCGCCCTTCTCCAGCGGCACCAGCTCGGAGGCGGACATGCCGCCGCGCAGCGACACCGTGCCGGACTGCTCGGGCAGCACCGGCAGCGGCAGCACGTCGGTCTTGAACGCGCGGCCCCGGTTGGTGACCAACAGGATCCGGCCGCGGGCGGTGGAGTGGATGATCGCGCGGACCGCGTCGTGCTTGACCCGGCCGCTGCGTTTGCGGCCGCCCTCGGCGGACTCCTCGCTCTCCGCGGCGGTCCGGGCGATCAGCCCGGTGGCGGAGAGGATCACCTGACAGGGGTCGTCGGCGACCTCGAGCGGCCCGGCCGGCGCGGACGCGGCGAGCACCTCCTTGAGGTCACCGTCGATCAGCGTGGTCTGCCGGGGGCGGGCGAACTCACTGGTCACCTCGGCCAGCTCGTCGGAGACGACCTGCTTGAGCACGTCCTCGTTGTCGAGGATCCGGCTCAGCTCGGCGATCTCACCGCGCAGTTTCTCCTGCTCGGTCTCCAGCTCGATCCGGTCGAAGCGGGTCAGCCGGCGCAGCGGCGTGTCCAGGATGTACGTCGCCTGGATGTCACTGAGCCCGAACTCGCTCATCAGGGACGCCTTGGCCGCCGCCGCGTCGTCGCTGGCCCGGATGATCGCGACCACCCGGTCGATGTCGATCAGGGCGATGAGCAGGCCGTCGACCAGGTGCAGGCGGTCCTGACGCTTGGTGCGCCGGAATTCGGTACGGCGGGTGACCACCTCGTACCGATGCTGGACGAAGACCTCGAGCAGCGCCTTGAGCCCGAGGGTCTGCGGCTGCCCCTCGACGAGCACCAGGTTGTTGATGCCGAACGAGCTCTCCAGCGGGGTCAGCCGGTACAGGTCGGCGAGCAGCGCCTGCGGGTTGACGCCGACCTTGCACTCGATGACCAGCCGGGTGCCGTGTTCCCGGTCGGTGAGGTCCTTCACGTCGGCGATGCCCTGCAGCCGGGGGGCCTGCCGCTGCCCCCGGCGCGGGCCGGAGGTGAGCAGCTTGCCCTTCACCTCGTCGGTGATCGCCTCGATGATCTTCTCGGTGCCGATTCCGTACGGCAGTTCGGTCACCGTGATCGCCTGCCGCCCGCGGCCACCCTCGAGCAGGCCGGTCTGCGCGCGGGCCCGGATGCGGACGACGCCACGACCGGTCTCGTACGCCCGGCGCACCTCGTCGAGGCCGAGCAGCTGACCGCCGGTGGGCAGGTCGGGCCCGGGCACGAAGCGCATCAGCTCGTCGAGGTCGGCCTCCGGGTGGGTGATCAGGTGCTGGGCGGCCGCGACCACCTCGCCCAGGTTGTGCGGGATCATGTTGGTGGCCATCCCGACCGCGATCCCGGACGTGCCGTTGACCAGCAGGTTCGGGAACGCGGCGGGCAGCACCTTGGGCTCGAGGTCGGAGCCGTCGTAGGTGGGCTTGAAGTCGACCGTGCCCTCGCCGAGCTCGCCGACCAGCAGCATCGCCTCGCGCGACATCCGGGCCTCGGTGTACCGCGAGGCGGCCGGGCCGTCGTCCGGCGAGCCGAAGTTGCCGTGCCCGTCGATCAGCGGCGTGTTCAGCGAGAAGTCCTGGGCGAGCCGGACCAGGGCGTCGTAGATCGCCACGTCGCCGTGCGGGTGATATTTACCCATCACGTCGCCGACCACGCGGGCCGACTTCACGTAGGCCCGGTCCGGGCGGTGGCCCTGCTCGGACATCGACCAGAGGATGCGCCGGTGGACGGGCTTGAGCCCGTCACGCGCGTCCGGCAGCGCCCGGGAGTGGATGACCGAGTAGGCGTACTCCAGGTAGGAGTCCTCCACCTCGGTGGTGAGCGGATTGTCGATGACCCGGGCGCCGGCCTGGTCGAATGCGGACAGGTCGACGCGGTTCTCGGTCTTGCGGCGTGCCACTTCTCAACAACCCCTCAGGCGTCGATCGTCTCTTGGTCGATCCGGCCGGCGGCCTCGATCAACCAGTTCTTCCGGGGTTCGACCCGCTCGCCCATCAGCAGCTCGAGCGTCGCCTCGGCGCGCTCGGCGTCGTCCAGTGTGATCCGCCGGACGGTCCGGGTGGCGGGGTTCATCGTGGTGTCCCACAGCTCGTCGGCGTCCATCTCGCCGAGACCCTTGAACCGGCTCACCGGGGCCAGCGACTTGCCGGCCCGCTGCAGCTTGCCGAGGGTCGCCTCCATCTCCTGCTGGGTGTAGGTGAAGAAGGTCTCCGGGTTGCGGCCCTTGGTGGTCATCTTGTGCAGCGGCGGCATCGCGGCGAACAGCCGGCCGTCCTCGATCACCGGGCGCATGTACTTGGCGAACAGGGTGATCAGCAGGGTCCGGATGTGCGAGCCGTCGACGTCCGCGTCGGCCATCAGCATGACCCGGCCGTACCGCATCGAGCCGATGTCGAAGGTGCGGCCGGAGCCGGCCCCGAGCACCTGGACGATCGCCGAGCACTCGGCGTTGTCCAGGACCTGCTGCATGCTGGCCTTCTGCACGTTCAGGATCTTGCCGCGGATCGGCAGCAGCGCCTGGTATTCCGAGGAGCGGGCCATCCGGGCGGTGCCGAGCGCGCTGTCCCCCTCGACGATGTAGATCTCGCTGCGGGCGATGCCGGTGGTGCGGCAGTCGACCAGCTTGGGCGGCATCGAGGCGCCCTCGAGGGCGGTCTTGCGGCGGGCCGCGTCCTTCTGCTGCTTCTGGGTCAGCCGGACGCGGGCCGCGTCCACCACCTTCTGCAGGACGGTGCGGGCCTCGGTCTTGGTCCGCCGATCGTCGATCCAGCCCTTCACGTACGCCTCGACCAGGGCCTGCATGACCCGGGTGACGCCGGCCGTGGAGAGCTCGTCCTTGGTCTGCGAGGTGAACTGCGGCTCCGGCACCCGCACGTGGATGACCGCGGTCATGCCCTCCAGGAGGTCGTCCAGGACGGGCGGCTCCTCCTTCGGCTTGAGCAGGCCACGGGCGTTGCGGATGGCCTCGGTGAGGGACCGCACCAGGGCCCGCTCGAAGCCCTTGCGGTGGGTGCCGCCGTGCACGTTGCGAATGGTGTTGGTGAAGCACTCCACGGTGCGCTCGTAGCCGGTGCCCCAGCGGAAGGCGATCTCCACCTGGGCCTCGCGGACCACGTTGGACTGCATCACGCCGTTCGCGTCGGCGGCGTTCTCCTTGTACGTCCCCTCGCCGTTGATCAGCAGGATCCCGGAGACCGGCTTCTCCGCGGCCGGGGTCAGGAACTCCACCATGTCGGTGAGCCCGTTCGGGAAGTGGAACGTCTCGGTGGCCGGCTCCTCCGCGGTCGCGTCGAAGAGCGTGAACTGCACGCCGGCGACGAGGAACCCGGTGTTGCGCAGCTTGGTCCGGACCGCGTCGACGTCCAGCCGGGCGCCGGTCTCGAAGTAGCGGGCGTCGTACCAGTACCGCGTGGAGGTGCCGCTGGGCTCGCCGCGCTTCATCCGGCGGGCGATGCGCAGGCCGGCCTGCGGGGTGAACGGCGCGGTCGGCCCGGGGCCGTCGAACACGCCGGGCACGCCGCGCTGGAAGGAGATCTCGTGCACCTTGCCGTCGCGCTTGACGGTGACGTCGTAGCGCAGCGAGAGCGCGTTCACCGCGGAGGCGCCGACGCCGTGCAGACCGCCGGAGGCCTTGTAGCCCGAGCCGCCGAACTTGCCGCCGGCGTGCAGCCGGGTGAGCACCAGCTCGACGCCGCTGAGGCCGGACTTGGCGTGCACGTCGGTCGGGATGCCCCGGCCGTCGTCGTCGACCTGCACCGAGCCGTCGCTGTGCAGGGTCACCGCGATGCGGGTGGCGTGGCCGCCGACCCCCTCGTCGGTGCAGTTGTCGATGATCTCGTTGGCGAGGTGGTTGATGCCCCGGCTGTCGGTCGACCCGATGTACATGCCTGGGCGTTTCCGGACAGCGTCCAGCCCTTCCAGGTGCGTGAGGTCGTCAGCCCCGTACAAGGTCTCTGGCTGTGCGGTCACAGGCTGGCTCTCCCGGTCGCCCATCGGTGGTCAGAACGGCGCGAGCCTACCCGGCCCCTCCGACACTTCTGCCCCAGGCGAGCCAGGTCATGACCTGTCAGGCCGAAAATTCGGGAAAAAGGTTACAAAAAATGGCTAGCGAACCCCAACGAGGCGGGAAGACTGGGGGTGTAGCGCACGCCACAGATCCAACGGGTACGACTTGCCCGGCACCGAGACCGGAGGCATCTCCTGATAGGCGATGAGCTCGTCGGTGACCTCCCGGGTCGCCGAGCAGACCACCACCGTGTCGTGCGGGGCGTAGGCCTGCAGCCGCGCCGCGGTGGCCACCACGCTGCCGCTGATCATCCCGTAACCGCCGTCGAAGGTCATCAGCGGATCCACGATCACCTCACCGGTGGCCAGCCCGACCCGGGTCCGCACACGGTGCCTGCCGGCCAGGAGACGCCCCCTCAACGCCCCCTGGACCGACAGGCCCGCGCGCACGGCCGAGGCGGCCGCCTCCGGCTCGAAGCCGTCCTCGCCGGCGCCGAAAACCGCCATCACCGCGTCGCCGACGTACTTCTCGACGATGCCGCCACACTCCCGGACCACTCCGGCCACCGCCGAGAAGTAGTCCCGCTGCAGGGCCCGGACCTCCGCGCAGTCCAGCCGGTCCACCAGGGCGGTGAAGCCGACGATGTCGACGAACAGCACGGTCACGGTTTGCCGCCGCTCCTGAATGGTGTCGATGGTGATGGTGGTCATGTCTCACGCTCCCCCCAGAGCACTGCGTTGACCGGGAGAACGGTGCCAGCCGGGCCGGGCGCGCGGATCCGCAGAACGACGTATCTCTGACAGCATCAACGCTCGTCATTTTTGTGACGCAGAACAGTCCGAACCGACGACAACGTGGTAGGTCCTTTCGCATTAGGCTGCCGGACATGGCCAGCCAGGGGGACGACGGGCCGCTTGTCGGGCGCACCGGCACGCTGGCCGACCTTCAGTCCAACCTGCGCAACGTCGGTCCTGGTGGGACAGCCGCGGTCTTCCTGACCGGGGAGAGCGGCGTCGGCAAGAGCCGGCTGCTGCGGGAGACCGCCGACGCGTTGCGCGGTGGGGGTTTCGCGGTGCTCTTCGGCACCTGCCTGGACATCGGCGACGCGTCGCCGCTGCACCCGGTGCTGCAGGCGCTGCGCCGGCACGACAGCGCGCCGGCCACCGCGGCCGGCGACGCCGGCGCCCTGCTCGAGCGGGTGTCCCGGGACCTGCGCGCGATCGCCGGCGACCAGCGGCTGCTGCTCGTCCTCGACGATCTGCAGTGGGCCGACCGGAGCACCCGCCAGCTGCTGCTCTACCTGCTCGCCGGGCTGGGCGACGTGCGCGTGTCGGTGCTCGCCGCGATCCGCGCCGAGGCCCTGCACGGCACCCATCCGCTGCGCCGGGTGCTGGCCGAGCTGCGCCGGCTGCGCTCGGTGCGGGTGGTCGACCTGGCCCCGCTGAACCAGGACCAGACCCGGGAGCTGGTCAGCGCGATCGTCGGCCGCGCGGTCGCCGGGGAGGACGCCGACCGGGTCTACAAGCGCAGCGGCGGCAACCCGTTCGTCGTCGAGGAGCTGGCCCGGGATCTGCGGGACGGCCGGGTGGAGCTCTCCGACACGCTCCGGGAGATCTTCCTGGCCCGCATCGACGAGCTCCCACCGAACGCGCACGCCGTGGTGAACGCGCTGGCCGCGGGCGTCGAGCCGGTCGAGCACGCGGTGCTGGCCCGGGTGGTCCGGCTGCCGGAGGACGAGCTGCTGGAGGCGATCCGCTCCGCGGTGGCCTACCGGTTCGTGGTCGGCGACGGCGAGGGCTACCGGTTGCGGCACCGCCTGGTCGCCGAGGTGCTGGAGCAGGAGGTGCTGCCCGCCGAGGCGATCGCCCTGCACCGGCGGTACGCGGAGGCGCTGGAGTCGTGCCCGGGTGAGGCGGATCACGCCCGGCTGGCCCACCACTGGCAGCGGGCCGGGCTGCCGGCCCGCGCGCTGCCGTCGGTGATCGCCGCGGCCCGCTCCGCCGAGGGCCTGTACGGCTTCGCCGAGGCGCATCGCCACTGGACCCTCGCGTTGCGACTGACCGGGGAGGACTCGGCCGACCGCACCGAGCTGCTGGGCCACGCCGCCGAGTCGGCGCACCAGTGCGGCGAGCACCTGCTCGCGCTCTCCCGCCTGGCCGAGCTGGCCGGCCGCAAGGACGCGCCGACCGAGTGCGAGCTGCACCTGCGCCGCGCGCGCTACCTCGCGGCGGCCGGCCGTTCGGAGACCGCCGAGCAGGAGTACGAACTGGCCCTGAGCTCGCCGGACTGCACGCCCCGGCTGCGCGCCACCGCCGCCGCCTACCTGGCCGAGCTGCTGCTGCACCTGGGGCGCTACGCCGACGCGAACCAGCACGCCCGGGACGCGCTGGAGCTGGCGGCGATCAACGGCTCGACCGCCGACCTGGTCCGGGCCAGCGCCGCGCTGGGCTTCAGCGCCGCGTTCCGGGAGGACCCGGACGCCGGCCTGGCGGTGATCCGGCACGCCGTGGAGATCGCCGAGCGCTCCGGCCACCCGGACGACCTGGGCGTCGCCTACCTGCACCTGGCCGAGTTGCTCACCGGCCCGCTGAACAGCATCGAGGAGGGTGTCCTGGTGGCCCGCCGGGGCGCCGAGCGGCTGGCGTCGCGCGGCGTCGGCCGCAGCTACCAGACCCGGCTGCTGGCGATC encodes:
- a CDS encoding adenylate/guanylate cyclase domain-containing protein, producing MTTITIDTIQERRQTVTVLFVDIVGFTALVDRLDCAEVRALQRDYFSAVAGVVRECGGIVEKYVGDAVMAVFGAGEDGFEPEAAASAVRAGLSVQGALRGRLLAGRHRVRTRVGLATGEVIVDPLMTFDGGYGMISGSVVATAARLQAYAPHDTVVVCSATREVTDELIAYQEMPPVSVPGKSYPLDLWRALHPQSSRLVGVR
- a CDS encoding DNA topoisomerase (ATP-hydrolyzing) subunit A, coding for MARRKTENRVDLSAFDQAGARVIDNPLTTEVEDSYLEYAYSVIHSRALPDARDGLKPVHRRILWSMSEQGHRPDRAYVKSARVVGDVMGKYHPHGDVAIYDALVRLAQDFSLNTPLIDGHGNFGSPDDGPAASRYTEARMSREAMLLVGELGEGTVDFKPTYDGSDLEPKVLPAAFPNLLVNGTSGIAVGMATNMIPHNLGEVVAAAQHLITHPEADLDELMRFVPGPDLPTGGQLLGLDEVRRAYETGRGVVRIRARAQTGLLEGGRGRQAITVTELPYGIGTEKIIEAITDEVKGKLLTSGPRRGQRQAPRLQGIADVKDLTDREHGTRLVIECKVGVNPQALLADLYRLTPLESSFGINNLVLVEGQPQTLGLKALLEVFVQHRYEVVTRRTEFRRTKRQDRLHLVDGLLIALIDIDRVVAIIRASDDAAAAKASLMSEFGLSDIQATYILDTPLRRLTRFDRIELETEQEKLRGEIAELSRILDNEDVLKQVVSDELAEVTSEFARPRQTTLIDGDLKEVLAASAPAGPLEVADDPCQVILSATGLIARTAAESEESAEGGRKRSGRVKHDAVRAIIHSTARGRILLVTNRGRAFKTDVLPLPVLPEQSGTVSLRGGMSASELVPLEKGEKVVGLAPLTGGDSPGLALGTKYGVVKVCAPEWPVRSDEFEVITLKEGDEVLQATWLRDGAESLVFVTSDASLLRFPAKLVRPQGLKGGGMAGINLTVDSSVISFNVVDTADASHGEPMVVTSTGTQVKVSPFASYPAKGRATGGVRVQRFLKGETELVVAWVGPRPAGATSTGDPVELPELDARRDGSGAAVIMGPQLIGHHIERD
- a CDS encoding MarR family winged helix-turn-helix transcriptional regulator, which encodes MRRDLLDLPVLLLGAASALVDGIHEGVRARGFTDLRPAHGFAFVRLAPDGATIVDLADHLGVTKQAASQMADELVRKGYVERRPHPADARARLLTLTDRGWACTRAADEAATAVLQPWADALGPAQLSTVRAALTRLTIPGRIRPTW
- a CDS encoding type IIA DNA topoisomerase subunit B; its protein translation is MGDRESQPVTAQPETLYGADDLTHLEGLDAVRKRPGMYIGSTDSRGINHLANEIIDNCTDEGVGGHATRIAVTLHSDGSVQVDDDGRGIPTDVHAKSGLSGVELVLTRLHAGGKFGGSGYKASGGLHGVGASAVNALSLRYDVTVKRDGKVHEISFQRGVPGVFDGPGPTAPFTPQAGLRIARRMKRGEPSGTSTRYWYDARYFETGARLDVDAVRTKLRNTGFLVAGVQFTLFDATAEEPATETFHFPNGLTDMVEFLTPAAEKPVSGILLINGEGTYKENAADANGVMQSNVVREAQVEIAFRWGTGYERTVECFTNTIRNVHGGTHRKGFERALVRSLTEAIRNARGLLKPKEEPPVLDDLLEGMTAVIHVRVPEPQFTSQTKDELSTAGVTRVMQALVEAYVKGWIDDRRTKTEARTVLQKVVDAARVRLTQKQQKDAARRKTALEGASMPPKLVDCRTTGIARSEIYIVEGDSALGTARMARSSEYQALLPIRGKILNVQKASMQQVLDNAECSAIVQVLGAGSGRTFDIGSMRYGRVMLMADADVDGSHIRTLLITLFAKYMRPVIEDGRLFAAMPPLHKMTTKGRNPETFFTYTQQEMEATLGKLQRAGKSLAPVSRFKGLGEMDADELWDTTMNPATRTVRRITLDDAERAEATLELLMGERVEPRKNWLIEAAGRIDQETIDA
- a CDS encoding AAA family ATPase is translated as MASQGDDGPLVGRTGTLADLQSNLRNVGPGGTAAVFLTGESGVGKSRLLRETADALRGGGFAVLFGTCLDIGDASPLHPVLQALRRHDSAPATAAGDAGALLERVSRDLRAIAGDQRLLLVLDDLQWADRSTRQLLLYLLAGLGDVRVSVLAAIRAEALHGTHPLRRVLAELRRLRSVRVVDLAPLNQDQTRELVSAIVGRAVAGEDADRVYKRSGGNPFVVEELARDLRDGRVELSDTLREIFLARIDELPPNAHAVVNALAAGVEPVEHAVLARVVRLPEDELLEAIRSAVAYRFVVGDGEGYRLRHRLVAEVLEQEVLPAEAIALHRRYAEALESCPGEADHARLAHHWQRAGLPARALPSVIAAARSAEGLYGFAEAHRHWTLALRLTGEDSADRTELLGHAAESAHQCGEHLLALSRLAELAGRKDAPTECELHLRRARYLAAAGRSETAEQEYELALSSPDCTPRLRATAAAYLAELLLHLGRYADANQHARDALELAAINGSTADLVRASAALGFSAAFREDPDAGLAVIRHAVEIAERSGHPDDLGVAYLHLAELLTGPLNSIEEGVLVARRGAERLASRGVGRSYQTRLLAIAGNGLFRIGQWAEADSVLEEAMRHRPSGADAVEVLLARSRLWVGFGEVDNARRDLDAAATLLAGGGARHVLPMLTLRSGLAMWQKEHAAARAAVQRGLTETRSDDLVLLGVLAWHGLRAEAEAHVDGAPVDPLALRRLRTVVGRIEAGANAAPEVRAVLDGYLALCTAELSRVEDRQDPEQWARAAAIWDRREQPYPAAYSRLRHAEVALGRRARRTAAVTGLRQAFATAVAMGARPLANEIKGVAQRFRVSLVEDADTVAMLPPEPDQGDELAVLTGREREVLAAVAEGLTNREIGELLFISERTVGVHLGHIFDKLQVRTRVQASRVYLTAA